A region of Pseudomonas sp. Marseille-Q3773 DNA encodes the following proteins:
- a CDS encoding DUF6543 domain-containing protein — protein MMPGSPDQPLHSPMTAEQAFQDAIIAERLPGWLGSATPAQVQALSQAMTLSLYFRQRVSAVLGQIQGIDRFARPLLQAALDLPATIDLGTLQFRQGRREPVINYQPVGSHLTTVVYEQIPLLEAALRNFTADQAVEGGQPIGNGLLGAAEGHTLPTACDFAALCRGLDLGGQYQAHLRSILLAPASDDATPKVESLIARAQRYAMLVDAHVAWISGHVSEAEHQLLVDFCGLYTPLQLDGRPVQAKRLKLLGTWLEQVVVLDVRDETFSPLYSSTARVLVHIPGDPQGAWRAFPDLRHFANALGKRLRTPQYQRFFSRFVRRRDSQTFFAAVIAGYQGVSDLANISLGEHMQALPPPVFEALAQARIEQLMDDAAMIAVPTRNVDAELQKAHDQRLAAEGWALLNLAALFVPVIGVGLLAVTAWELLGEVFHGIEAWHDGDTSEALDHVLNVASDVAVMAATVAGASAMRGLWNRSAIVDSLVPVRLEDGTRRLWLPALAPFRSVLPAQASAGDSEGIQRLGEQAWVEMDGHHYAVVADRLPGQWRLRTQAGHAPRLQHNGAGAWRLWCEQPAQWDGQGYLLRRLGGEFARLDDEQVELFMATHALDSAQLRGLHVHGHAPGAGMRDSAMRFNLDRRIRQVVSQLRGGVQVIDAAVLEHARRLPGAAGLTDQALAELAWAQRRALFERVYVAEQGSQGQDIATLRRLFPGLHDRQAAALLRDARPADRQRLLDTGRVSLSLAAAAREAALEARVVRVYEGLFLDTPQGADLARAVLGLSEQLPGLASGVRWRLFEGALDGPRLAGSEQCEGCFDLVHLHGQFQLHGAHGVLGEPGELFAVIAAAYDESQQAALGVGDPFAHNLRVLVGRQALQQRALIRRLLGHAEPAGWFRPPRRLPDGRIGYPLSGRGDGAGRRARPQGVFASLRAIYPSYTDAQVLAWVNDAQQAGRRPEDELASLMRELETLQTHLHAWVHMGTSTLERGERSYLRDTLVNCWQRSAVRTAGVDGLPSGYRLSLWAVTLQRLPELPEQVSFGHVHELSMMGLGLREVSPGFLRAFPRLQVLELSGNELTRVPADLQRLAHLRELDLFGNNIVLDTAQAMTLANCEALEYVNLSYNPLGRTFPLYRLDRLARLHLRNTGISEFPPALLDRLELVIADLRGNQITELPQRFYRSPSVSSYVLLDGNPLTAEAAQRLQVFRQAHAIPLEQEVIAPAASVRLRWLDAADSALRPEQSSAWDELMTEPGAADFFNLLRRLQETADFRTHRQALANRVFDMLIAMRDYSSLREELFRRATDTLTCQDSVTLCFSNLELHMLVWRARVDAAGGNQEAALLQLGRRLWRLDEVDRIALEDIQARRADGADPDEIEVGLAYRIGLRDSLDLPAQPGDMLFAEVGGVTAQRLEQARARVEEAETTEHLAASLVAREFWEEHLLRNHAERLEAFNAPYQERSNRLMEAAESMPEAEYMAQYATLQRERDEARHALLLTLTREALEADPASRSAGQ, from the coding sequence ATGATGCCTGGCAGCCCCGACCAACCGCTACACTCACCCATGACCGCAGAGCAGGCCTTCCAGGACGCAATCATCGCGGAGCGCTTGCCGGGCTGGCTGGGTTCGGCCACCCCGGCGCAAGTGCAGGCGCTGTCGCAGGCCATGACCCTGAGCCTGTACTTCCGCCAGCGCGTCAGTGCAGTGCTGGGGCAGATCCAGGGCATCGACCGGTTTGCCAGGCCCTTGCTGCAAGCGGCGTTGGACCTGCCCGCGACGATCGACCTCGGGACCTTGCAGTTTCGCCAGGGCCGCCGTGAGCCGGTGATCAACTATCAGCCTGTGGGCAGCCACCTGACCACGGTGGTCTATGAACAGATCCCCTTGCTTGAAGCCGCATTGCGCAATTTCACGGCTGACCAGGCGGTGGAGGGCGGGCAACCCATCGGTAATGGCCTGCTGGGGGCGGCAGAGGGGCACACCTTGCCAACGGCCTGCGATTTCGCGGCGCTGTGTCGCGGCCTCGACCTGGGTGGGCAATATCAGGCTCACCTGAGGTCGATCCTGCTGGCACCTGCAAGCGATGACGCGACGCCAAAGGTAGAGTCGCTGATTGCCCGGGCGCAGCGCTATGCGATGCTGGTCGATGCGCATGTCGCCTGGATCAGCGGCCACGTCAGCGAAGCGGAGCACCAGCTACTGGTGGACTTCTGCGGGTTGTACACGCCCTTGCAGCTTGACGGGCGACCGGTGCAGGCCAAGCGTCTGAAGCTGCTGGGTACTTGGCTTGAACAGGTCGTCGTGCTCGACGTGCGCGATGAAACCTTCAGCCCGCTTTACAGCAGCACGGCGCGGGTTCTGGTGCATATTCCGGGTGACCCGCAGGGCGCCTGGCGGGCATTCCCTGACTTGCGGCATTTCGCCAATGCCTTGGGCAAGCGCTTGCGAACCCCGCAGTACCAGCGCTTTTTCAGCCGCTTCGTACGCCGGCGCGACAGCCAGACGTTCTTCGCTGCGGTGATTGCCGGCTACCAGGGTGTTTCCGACCTTGCCAACATCAGCCTCGGGGAACACATGCAAGCCCTCCCTCCGCCAGTGTTCGAGGCCTTGGCCCAGGCGCGCATCGAGCAACTGATGGATGACGCCGCGATGATCGCGGTGCCGACCCGCAACGTCGATGCCGAGCTACAGAAGGCTCATGACCAGCGCTTGGCTGCCGAAGGCTGGGCCCTGCTCAACCTGGCGGCATTGTTTGTACCGGTGATCGGTGTCGGCCTGTTGGCGGTGACGGCGTGGGAACTGCTGGGAGAAGTGTTCCATGGCATCGAGGCCTGGCACGATGGCGATACCAGCGAAGCGCTGGACCACGTACTGAATGTAGCCAGCGACGTGGCAGTAATGGCCGCGACGGTGGCGGGTGCCAGCGCGATGCGCGGCCTGTGGAACAGGTCGGCAATCGTCGACAGCCTGGTCCCGGTGCGGCTCGAGGATGGCACCAGGCGTTTGTGGCTGCCGGCCCTCGCACCGTTCCGTAGCGTGCTGCCGGCGCAGGCGAGCGCAGGCGACAGCGAGGGTATCCAGCGACTCGGCGAGCAAGCCTGGGTGGAAATGGACGGCCATCATTACGCGGTCGTCGCGGACCGGCTACCGGGGCAGTGGCGCCTGCGGACACAGGCCGGCCATGCACCGCGCCTGCAGCACAACGGCGCCGGTGCCTGGCGGCTGTGGTGCGAACAGCCCGCGCAGTGGGACGGCCAAGGTTATCTGCTACGCCGCCTGGGGGGCGAATTTGCCAGGCTCGATGACGAGCAGGTGGAGCTGTTCATGGCGACCCATGCCCTCGACAGTGCACAACTTCGCGGCCTGCATGTGCATGGCCATGCCCCCGGGGCAGGCATGCGCGACAGCGCCATGCGCTTCAACCTTGACCGGCGCATCCGCCAGGTGGTGAGCCAACTGCGCGGTGGTGTGCAGGTCATCGATGCTGCCGTGCTGGAACATGCCCGCAGGCTGCCGGGCGCGGCGGGGCTCACTGACCAGGCGCTGGCCGAGCTTGCCTGGGCACAGCGACGGGCGTTGTTCGAGCGCGTGTATGTCGCAGAACAGGGCAGCCAAGGGCAGGATATCGCGACCTTGCGCCGCTTGTTCCCGGGGCTGCATGACCGGCAGGCTGCCGCCTTGCTGCGTGATGCGCGGCCGGCTGACCGGCAACGGCTGCTCGACACCGGGCGGGTGTCGCTGAGCCTCGCCGCCGCTGCCCGGGAAGCCGCGCTGGAAGCACGGGTGGTACGGGTATACGAAGGGCTTTTTCTGGACACGCCACAGGGGGCCGACCTGGCGAGGGCCGTGCTGGGCTTGAGCGAGCAACTGCCAGGGCTGGCCAGCGGCGTTCGCTGGCGGTTGTTCGAAGGGGCGCTCGACGGGCCAAGGCTGGCGGGCAGCGAGCAATGCGAGGGTTGTTTCGACCTGGTCCATCTGCACGGGCAGTTCCAGCTACACGGCGCGCATGGCGTGCTCGGAGAGCCGGGTGAACTGTTTGCGGTGATTGCTGCTGCGTACGATGAAAGCCAGCAGGCCGCATTGGGCGTGGGTGACCCCTTCGCCCACAACCTGCGCGTGCTGGTCGGGCGCCAGGCCCTGCAGCAACGCGCGCTGATACGCCGTCTGTTGGGCCACGCCGAACCGGCCGGCTGGTTCCGGCCACCCCGGCGGTTGCCGGACGGGCGCATTGGCTACCCGCTGAGCGGACGCGGCGATGGTGCCGGGCGGCGGGCCAGGCCGCAGGGGGTGTTCGCCTCGTTGCGTGCCATCTACCCTTCGTACACCGACGCGCAGGTGCTGGCCTGGGTCAACGACGCACAGCAGGCCGGGCGCCGCCCCGAGGACGAACTGGCCAGCCTCATGCGTGAACTGGAAACGCTGCAGACGCATCTGCACGCCTGGGTACACATGGGCACGAGTACGTTGGAACGCGGAGAACGCAGCTACCTGCGCGATACGCTGGTCAATTGCTGGCAACGCAGCGCTGTGCGCACGGCCGGGGTGGACGGCCTGCCCTCGGGGTATCGCCTGAGCCTGTGGGCAGTGACCCTGCAAAGGTTGCCGGAGTTGCCGGAACAGGTCAGCTTCGGCCACGTGCACGAGCTGTCGATGATGGGCCTGGGGCTACGCGAAGTCTCCCCGGGGTTCTTGCGTGCTTTCCCCCGCTTGCAAGTGCTGGAACTCTCCGGCAACGAGCTGACCCGGGTTCCGGCAGACCTGCAGCGCCTGGCGCATTTGCGCGAGCTGGACCTGTTCGGCAACAACATTGTGCTGGATACCGCGCAGGCCATGACGCTTGCCAACTGCGAGGCGCTGGAATACGTCAATCTCTCGTACAACCCACTGGGCCGCACCTTCCCACTGTACCGCCTCGATCGCCTTGCCCGGCTGCACTTGCGCAACACGGGCATCAGCGAATTCCCTCCGGCGCTGCTGGACCGCCTGGAACTGGTAATCGCCGACCTGCGCGGCAACCAGATCACCGAATTGCCGCAGCGCTTCTATCGCTCACCGTCGGTCAGCAGCTACGTGTTGCTCGACGGTAACCCGCTGACTGCCGAAGCTGCCCAGCGGCTGCAGGTGTTCAGGCAGGCGCATGCCATCCCCCTTGAACAGGAGGTGATCGCCCCGGCTGCATCGGTCCGCCTGCGTTGGCTGGATGCTGCCGATAGTGCTTTGCGACCTGAACAGTCTTCCGCCTGGGATGAACTGATGACTGAGCCCGGTGCTGCGGATTTCTTCAACCTGCTGCGCAGGTTGCAGGAAACCGCGGATTTCCGAACGCATCGCCAGGCCTTGGCGAACCGGGTGTTCGACATGCTGATTGCCATGCGTGACTACAGTTCGCTGCGCGAAGAACTGTTCAGGCGCGCGACCGATACACTCACGTGCCAGGATAGCGTCACGTTGTGCTTCAGCAACCTGGAACTGCATATGCTGGTCTGGCGAGCACGGGTGGATGCTGCAGGGGGGAATCAAGAGGCCGCATTGCTGCAGCTGGGGCGGCGTCTGTGGCGCCTGGACGAGGTGGACCGCATTGCCCTCGAGGACATCCAGGCGAGGCGGGCCGATGGCGCAGACCCGGACGAAATCGAAGTGGGGCTTGCCTATCGTATTGGCCTGCGCGACAGCCTGGACTTGCCGGCGCAGCCGGGCGACATGCTGT